The DNA sequence GCTGTTAATGTTTCTTCAGTCattttgtcatttctacagCTTGAATAACTGTAGTGAATCCACCCTTACGgagtaaaatgtaaaaactcTTTGCCTTCTTTTGGAGACTTCGACATCCTGGGTACTACCAAGAATTTTGTGACCTTATTTAGCAAAAATTATCTGGTTCAGTCACCATCAGATTGTTTCTGGATCCCTTTGTAAATTTGTCCCTATAATTTGAGGATAAGGAACAAACTATATGCAATAATATCATTAAGTGTGAGAAACAGGCCATCATAACTATAATTTACACTGCCGCTCAAAGGTTCACGTTCAGATTTTTTTACGTGTCTCAATATTGTAAACTGTCATTTATTCCTGTGGTTAATGTTTCAGCATCATCAGTCTTCAGTGTCACATGATCCTTCAAAGATCATTTTATATGCTGATTTGCTGCTCGATAAACTTTTTCGATTATTAACACTGTTGAAACAGttgtgttaataaatattttagtgttatttaagttgttttatgtcatgattCATTATTAATAGACACTAACTTTGAATAGTAACTTGCACCACTGTTTGTCAGAGGGAGAGATTTCTGTTTCAAATAACGCTGttcaatgtaaatgtttatttatctaAAAATCCCCACTAAACTATGAAGCAACACAGCTGTTTTTCCGCAGAAGTAAATCGGCATATTTGAAGGATCACGTGACAGTGGAGATTACACCCTGAACGGGCTTGCCCTCAGCACATTCCTCACCGCATACTTTTACATTACGTATTTTGCTTACATGCAGGGATGCGCAAACTGGTCACTCATGACATCAATGTACCGCAAGAGCAAATCGAAAGTATACAGAGCAGTATATTCTCGAACCGTTCTCGCGGAGTTCTGATGTCATACGGCACATGCAGTCGACActtatatttttgcagtgtatgcatCAATCTAGCCACTTATCGATAAAGCGGTTAGGATTAATGTTAGCTAATATTAcgggttttttttacaaacccAAGACTTTCAAcataaatataaagttttaatttaaaaaaaacgcttTTTTTACCAAACAGACGAATTTCATGTGCTTTTTGGAGGGGCGTGGAAAGTCCTGGAATTTAATAGGGGCGTTTCTTGTAGTCGTCCAGGACGCAGACAGACCCTCACCCTGGCTTCTTCATCCACATACCTTAAATCAGTTGACCCTCGTGTTGGAGGACTGAATGGTGCTTCAGGTTACGCGTCGTTTTATTTGGGCAAACTGTCGACCACGCGGTTTACACTACCAAAGCATTTTTATTTGCACCTCTAAAAGTTGAGGAGGATTAAGGCGCCTTACTCGATCACTATCAGATGTGATAAACCGAGATCTTCATACATCTTGTTCACGGTTTTACATTacagattttacatttttacgtTTCAGATCTGTTCTAAGTGTTTGTGTAGTttagaaaatgacagaggcagaATTGTACTCTGTATATAAAGGGGTGTTCGTCCCAACTCACTTGCACCCTCCTGAATGTCTAAAATACTACGAGGACTTTACTTTCCGCCCGGATGACATCCTTATCGTTAcccaaggccgccttaatgcacgggtctacctgggctgaagcccaggggcctcccaagttcaagggcttcccaagtttgcgttcatgatgagctgaaaaggtcatattgttttgtaacttgtcaggttttctgtcaatcactctaattgcacgtttcatggctgctgattggtccgttgtaacttaacgtgaaataaaatgttagacgtaacatattttttattccgcgtaatgtaattaagtgcgcgttgtcaacttgacattcctgcacgttagactgagtgtgacagataaacgggaaataatccaccaacaaatgaaagagtaatttctgaaatttcataataagcacaagcactagtgaggtgcaggtctctctctctttcgtgcgcGCGCTCGCTCGTTCGCTCTCTGTGCTCGTTCAGCTGTCTGAGTCTCTagcatgcagaagtctctccaAACGTGCGcaagaaactgtgccgctaaattaagaaaggagttctcgcacataatgctgttagttgttataaagtttaagtttactcgcgtttatatcagtgacgcgtgcgcagctggagcgatgtagtttgacgcgacaTTAGCTCACATTACACACATCTGTTGATttcagaaagacgagaaagagacgcacgcaacggtaaaggtgcaagtcttagaaagtaaagagcgacaagaccatctcaaatgatcatctcctgatagcaccattcatatttataatctcattatctaaagatcttatatacaggtatgttccctgtctgtcttgtgcatattcatacttgCTCGTTCTACATGCTtatttatgcataaatactaaatacaatgcatactatatcttcaatagcctacaaataaataaatgattaaaaaacaagattctgtctataaagacttatcttttgttatcattaatgcatttaacaagattctgtctataaagacttatcttttgttatcattaatgcattttcactttaaaactaactttaacttataatatttttaaaactgtggtgagcatttagttagtgagtgcaattttctgcaaatttgtatattccaaaaactatataaatataaagcttataaacatatatactttcacacattttggttttattatcaccacaagttgctgtgtgtggttgttaaataaagtgtcttgtgtttatgctcaagtgggctcagtgatatgttaacaatattatggtgttttctggctcaaagagggaaaactcactgttgtatgtctcgaaagaaactaatgcattttgatATGTAGATTACATAGATATTACACTTACAAAAAATAGACCATAAATCAAggggaaggggggcctacaaaacctcttagccccggggcctcacattaAGTTAAGGCGGCCCTGTCGTTACCTATCCTAAATCAGGTAAGTTTCTACATCTAAacatgtttatataaaatacgctatataaataaaacacatttttaacatcTATGGTGAGCCTGCCCCAGCCAACATTTCAATATGGGTTTGCCCCACCTGGAGGTTTCttcgttaataaaccattgcctctttgtttctacatttaaaagacaaagctggcaattatattatggctatacttttctattcttttaataatttattttattttatttataaatcactctgggttatctgatgtatctatttggcttgtgttttgttttcgtgcacttgaggcattttgcacatttgttctgcactttgttacttctgaccttattttattaaaaaaatgtatctattaTAAACGTacattctgatctaatttaagtctgtacattttggatagcttttcgttgtatcgatgttgcgctattgcgtgctggccatgcttgcgcatgtaatttagccgaacgggctaggtgctctgcgtctcatatttaggagttcatcaaactaaacattaaaaaacggatgtttttcgacgggtatacgtttttaaaatgtatttatcatacattttggttatcttgtcaaaagttaaactacataacaggtaagccgttttttaaaatttcggtgatgaaacggaaactatctgcaccgaacctatatttctgcctgacacgaatgtctttcttgtgatttaatattggttggtgttcacttttaaatgatagcaaatagattcctgaaataaataatatcatccggtctttctgtatctaaagtgaatacagagattaTCAAAGTCAgagcaagcaagcaggtatttctgtgctaaataataacgcatagtgtctataaaatcattaatttcagtgtttttcatgttataaattaacgtttaataaattgttttaggtttagttatcaaaatttatttttgtgtgatgttctgtagatcgtggctttaaaatgttatgaggaataaataaacaaatgttgccttatatattttaccttaaaaaaaataaatatataaatgtcacAGGTGATGTTTTGAACCaacgacgggcggaacccgtcttccacatCCTTGGTTGAACCgacgacgggcggaacccgtcttccacatttcatttccggggtttccccaaAGTCAAAATTAAGCCTGATTGCGCGCAGGTGGGGATAATTTACACAGCGGTTGCTAATAGGCTGACAAGGAGAAGAGTCAGTGTATAAAAACACCTTTGAAGACTTCAAACGGGGTGCTGGTGGTATACTTTGTGtacgctgtgttgctgctttgcagacggaccacgctggtcggatcgctctcctggggaagagaggAAGAGACAATCAGCTGACGAAGGAATATTGTGGAGTCTCAGTGagaaagagtggacacagagccaTCAAGAGCGCAGTGAACAGAGGTTATTGGCAACAAAGCGTGAGTAACCGCTGTGGTACTTATCTGTACATAACTTGTATGAAGAGTTGTCCTGGTGTGTGCTTTTTGTGTTtcttgaggtccctggccccactggagaggaaagcgtgggtgagccgcggGTTGACCGGAAGCACGGACGAAGCACCGTTCACCAGTAAgccagtggccctgtgggaaaaaAGGAAGTACAGGTGAGCCAGGGGAGTGATAACCAACACGCCGGGCCTGTGAATATCACACATCTCTCCCTCATTTGTGATCCAGTTGTTGCCCAACCATCCTCTCGAGGTCGTCGTAGTCAGGTGGCAAGGACGATCTAAAATTCACGTGAAAttgtataagagtgctgtgggtgaatttcactgattgatggtgtttacgctttacttgctgtgtgtatgctgtgcttgtagcgttcaAACTGCCGAGCCTCCGACGAGTCACGAGATGACGACATCCGTTGTGGCCTGAGTCctacagagagagagcaaaCCAAGCCCGGTGCCCGGGGTGTGACAACGAGAGCTTCGTTTGTACACAGAACAGACAGTGGTAAAACACAGTGAGTAGTATCAAGTATGTACCGTGCGGATTGTGGGTCGTAACGGTGTGTATACTGACCTCTTCAACAGAAGCTTGTGGTGAACGGAGCCCCGACAAAAGTTCGCCCCAGCTCGTGACCCCGGTCGTGGAAGAAGGAGGGGGAgtttgggaagcgttcggctccggtCATCGGACCCACTAGTCCCTACGACGCCCTGACAGCCAAACTGGAGGGGCGAAGGAATACGGTACACTGACACTGTAGCGAAATCCACTGtatatagcaactacctacctgaaccagtgaagctctgtgtgggaacgaggatcccccggcactgtgagtaacgcaacctgtgaaataaacctgttctgtgcttatagcaactacctacctgaaaccagtgaagctttgtgtgggaacgaggatcccccggcactgtgagtaacgcaacctgtgaaataaatctgttctgtgcttatagcaactacctacctgtaccagtgaagctttgtgtgggaacgaggatcccccggcactgtgagtaacgcaacctgtgaaataaacctgttctgtgcttatagcaactacctacctgaaaccagtgaagctttgtgcgggaacgaggatcccccggcactgtgagtaacgcaacctgtgaaataaatctgttctgtgcttatagtaactacctacctgcaccagtgaagctttgtgtgggaacgaggatcccccggcactgtgagtaacgcaacctgtgaagtaaccctgttctgtgcttatagcaactacctacctgcaccagtgaagctttgtgtgggaacgaggatcccccggcactgtgagtaatgcaacctgtgaaataaacctgtgctgtgcttatagcaactacctacctgaaccagcgaagctctgtgtgggaacgaggatcccccggcactgtgagtaatgcaacctgtgaaataaacctgtgctgtgcttatagcaactatctacctgaaccagtgaagctctgtgtgggaacgaggatcccccggcactgtgagtaacgcaacctgtgggaTAAACCTGTGCTGTGCTTATggcaactacctacctgcatcagtgaagctctgtgtgggaacgaggatcccccagtACTGTGAGTAGCAAAGGAGTACTTACCCTGGTCTGACTGtgtttgattctgcctccaggagaaacggagcgcgccacggattgCTGGGCCAGAGCCCTGGTCCCCAGTCTTttccccaagtggccctggaggcaaagaagagccatattagttttaaatttccctttttcccttcccccttttccctttttaaatatttaataaagtttgttttaattatagtatactcctctgtctggtcattggggtggtcttgggaaaccCCTCGAGGTGGAAGGGTTAAGAGGGGTGTGACCTTTTAGTCTATTTGGGTCCGCCCCGGGGTGTGAcataaatgcatcgtcagttttgtcttcgttcatcacttgaaagacagttttggtcactttaaccgaaagttgtttatgtgtgctgcttgtgaaagaaaataaaagttaccaatttgtaccttgtctggccccctcccaacccatgcacacacatagataTGATTCGACTatggaaagattcgacaattctgattcgaatatgtaaatccttagtcgaggacacccctaatgcgcataggttcacatgacacgccaaactcatattttgataggacgagccacacacatgatgggctcaATATATGTTTTTATGAGCTTTGCATCATGCGCCCTtgaaaaagaccaaaaacatATAGGCctgatttcacagacaaggcttagctgaaaccagtggccggttgcataaacatggccgtgacgttaagactgcgtcttaagaatgattctgactaactagcaattagttagggttaatcagtcttattatttggatttaaattagacaaatccacctttctatgtaacacacttaaaacaattatgatcagtcttgaagaaaaaaattcatggcTAACTTTCAAAACAGTCCTGTTCACATGGATCAACAAAAATGAGCATGTTGTATTACCCATACCAGGCCTGTAGTTGGCGATGTTTGAACACGTAATACGCATGAAGTCACCATTTTCACAAATGCACCTTTTTGTAGTTTATATGGAGATGATAATGgtttagttttaaaaaacatgcactttGAAAGCCCCAAAATGTATATGAACAGCCAAAAGATGCCATTTTATTACTTGGAGTCCTGTAAACGTTCCTTTCGATGTCTAAATTCACTACTTTAAGTGCACAACATTCGTGAAGTAATGTACTAGGGAGTAGTGAATGAGAGTAAAGGGGGCTATTTTGTACACAGCCAAAAACTTTATGGTAAAtgacagaataataataaatttgcctatttctgtgtttttacagTTCGTCTCTGCTGTACCAACAGAAGCCAAATTTACTAAACTGGAAGCTCATCCAACAGCTCATCTTGAACTTGGGCACACGGAGAAAGTTTTTCCTTGGGCTGAAACAAATGATTTGAGCTCTTGTGAAACTATTTTAACAAAGAAGCTTCAAAATCTCGAGTTACAGATGAAAGGGTTGCATCCCAGCAGTGTGGAGCGCTCGGCCCCATTTTTACTTACACCACCAAACCCACTGCAAAACCTTGAGCTGATGGATCCTGAAACAGACCAGCAGGAGACGATATCACACCATCAGACCTCCAAATACCTTACTGATATCAAACAAGAAGGTAGCAGGATATTGTCTtcattgtttttaaatacatcTAATGTAAATAACCATTATGAGGTCAAGATGCTAAAATGGTGAcacgtgtttggtgtgtataaTATGTTTTTGAAGGTGAGGGTGATGAGGAAGATGTGTTTGTGCTGGAGTTGCAGAGAGGATCATGTGGTTTGGGTCTGGCATTGGTAGATGGACAGGTCAGTGGATCAGTAGGCAATGTTTGCATCATCCCTCTATAtgcaatatttttaaaatacactttCAGATGTTTTGTGTTATTGACTAATAGCAAAATAAATTGGAATCAATAAATACTTGGCCATTTTAGGATATTATGTCTAAAAGTTTGCATCCAAAAAACTGCTTATGGAAATCAAACACTAAAAGTGACAATATGTGGTAATGAATATGTAACAAATTCTTACTGTCTCGTTGTTTAGTATTGTATTTTTGGTGGGCATGtcataatattatataaatattatacagtaatctttatttaaaCAGGAAACACCATTTAAAGTCAATGGAATATACATCAAATCCGTAATGCCGGAATCTCCTGCTGCTTTGTCCCAGCGGCTGAGACCAGGGGATCGTATTCTAGCAGTGAATGGACTCAGTCTGGTTGGGGTGGACTACCAAACGTGAGTAAAATGACTATAGATTGAGccaggtacagttttgtaccttaatttctgacagtgtgtaaTGCTCTACCAGGAAAGCACAAGTGATGCGTTAGGATTTGACAATTTGTTAATAAGTATTATTGTAACTCTtagtcatttataaagcatttttgttatattttctgtgtcaataaaatcactgtaatgtattttgtttgtgtgtttgcagtggcagGGAGCTCATTCAGACATCAGGAGACAGACCCCGATTACTAGTTGCCAAATCTGACAGAAATACAAGAGAAGCATAACATTCCTCCCACAAAACAACTTTTCTACATTTTTTTACCAAATGCTTTTATGTatatgtcttttattttattgttatacgtgtgtctgtgtgtgtgtgtgtgtgtgattcatTAATTGAATTTTGAGATTAAATGTATCGATGTTTTTTTGAaatgataaaacatttgttaatgtATGTCTTATACAAATGGCCTCATTGCCTTGACCAACTaagtaaaaccttttttttttaaatgctgcatCCTTATTGCATAGACCAAAGTTTCTacaataatttgttttattctttaagtgttaattgtttgtCAATGTGCAtcccagaaaataattttttcactttttgCCATTTGATTTGGCTGGATTGTCTGAGGTGGTGCGAAAGAGTGGAGGATGGGactatttgcatatttatatacagtgaggacaataagtatttgaacacctgagaaaatcaatgttaatatttggtacagtagcctttgtttgcagttacagaggtttgcacacactgcaggagggattttgtcCCACAAAAGATGTTTAATTCTTAAGGTGAAGGAATGTAATAGATGTGCTGAGTGATGGGCACGTTAAGCCACGCCCACTTGTTTATGTATGGGGTTTCCACGCACACCCGGAAGTTAGCTGTAAACTAAGTAACCCTGCAATGAGTGTGTCTGTCTGCTTTCTCTTTAATATCGCAGCATATTACAGTCATATCCTAACTATCTTATAGATCCAATTAGAGTCCAGATGTCATTAGATGTCTCTCCCCATCAGGAAATGATGGAAATGACTAAATCTATACTCTAATATTAACTTTGTAGTGAGGTAATACTTCAAATCAACATTGAGTCAGATACAAAGATGAAGGGAAAAACAGCAAGCAGGAGACAaagtaatgtaaatataataaaggtgttttatttaataatatttctattttatttattaatataataatattcatTAGAGGGCATCAACACATCATTAAGATCCACCAATTTAGAGTAATCATAACAGTAGACGCACTGTGTGCCGGATCGACCTACTCGCTATCTGCTTTCACCTCTGTATCATGTGGATTACCTACAGCTGTCTTCTTGGGAATGGCAGGTTTGATTACTGCCTTCACCTTGGTATCACGCTGATAAAAAACAGGCATCTTCTTAGGGATGGCAGGTTTGGGGTCTGCCTTCACCTTGGTATCAGGTGGATGAAAACGAGCCGTCTTCTTGGGAACCGCAGGTCTTCACTATGATACTACATGGAATAACAATAGGTTTTTGAACTGGATTGCCAACACCGGTGCCAGCCTTTGCCTTGGGAATGGTGCCAGTCTTTAATTTGGCATCGCTTGGATTATTGTCAGCCTTCtgataaaattaagataaaatacATATCATATATGTCTACAAATTTCTAATTACAGCAATAAgcactatatttaaataaataaaaaattacataaattaatgtttttcacAAACTTGTTTTGATAACATACAAAACTGCCCACTTCACAACTCAGTGGCAGGACCTTGAAAAAGGAATTGTGACAGGCTGCAACATCTCCCCATCCTGTTTGTCATGGGAATGAACCTGCTCATAACAGCTGCAGGAAAGGAATCCAGAGGGCCACTAATGGAGTCTGGCACCAGCCAACCTCTAATAAGAGGCTTTATGGATGACCTTACTATAACAACTTTAACCCATGTGCAAGCAAGATGGATCCTGAAGGTTCTTGATGACGTGGCAACATGGGCCCGGATGAAGTTCAAGCCAAGGAAATCAAGAAGCATGGTGATCAGAAGTGGGAAAGTGACCAGCAAGTTCCAGTTGCGCGTACAGGGGCAGACGAATCCATCACTTGAGGAAAACCCAATTAAGTGTGTGGAAATGACACATCAGTGGCGCAAGCTGAAAGTGCATTGAAGCTGAAGGACATCATCGGGAACCCATGCGTAGGGAGACATGGACTCGGATCCAACCACTTCCAGCAGTGGGGAAAAGCAGACCCAAGGCAGAGGAGGGACATGATCCAAGCCGAGGTCCGACACCTGGAGGAAGAAGGGGCAGGCCTAGGGCTGTCGAGCTTGGAGCGCAAGGTGCCTTGACAAAGTGGGACCTGTCGAAGCGGAAGATCACGTGGCCTGAGATCTAGAGACTGGAGCCCTTTCACATTTCTTTCCTGCTCCGTTTAGTGTACGACACTCTTCCATCCCCAACAAACCTCCACAGATGGGGAATGAGGGAGGACCCATTGTGTAGGTTATGCAGAGGGAGGGGAACAATGGCGCACATACTGGCAGGATGCAAGACAGCTCTTAGCCAAGGAAGATACAGGTGGCCTCATGACAAGGTTCTTAGTGCACTGGCTGGCATCTTGGAGCGGGAGAGGCAGAAAAAGCACCAGCCCAGTACAAGGCCAGCGAGATCCATTCAGTTCATCAGGGAAGGGGAGAAACCACCATACCCCAAGATGAGTAAAAAGAGCCTCTTGCAAGCAGCACAATCCTGGGAGATGAGGGTGGACCTGGGAAGGAGACTAGTCTTCCCCCAGGTTGTGCAAACACCGCTGAGGCCAGACATGGTCTTATGTTCTGAAGAGGCAAGGAAGATAATTATGATTGAACTGATGGTCCCATGGGAAGACGGGTGCGAGGAGGCCTATGAGCCAAAGGTCGGCAGACCTGGCTATTCCCGGTCGACGTCGGGTGTAGGGGTTTGCCGGCACGGTCTGTGTGGAAGACGCTCACAGCTCTGGGTATAGCAGGAAGGGAGAGGAAGGCAGCTGTCCGTTGGTTGGGTGAGGCAGCAGAAAGAGCATTGTGCTGGCTCTGGAGTAGGAGGGAGGAGTTGAGCTGGGGGCCAGGAGGAGATGGGCAGTGACTGGCCACCACTGCAGACCCGCCAATTGGAGGGTGTTGTGGTTCAGGGTCGAAACACCCCGTGAAAGTTGGACTCCACCTGATGACATCTTCTCCTGGCTGAAAGCTACAGTCATGCACTACAGTCAGTGACTGAGTTAAATAGCATCAGTATAGATGCAAGGTTCGCAaggcccgcctaagcttggaaaccctaccgccttaactaggttgtccataaaaaataataaattcgtagcacaaaaggccgtcaagtgcatctcagaGAATAGCGCGTACACGCAAGCGGGGACGCgtgccacacggccgaaatgagaaagatgtggtccggaccgtcattgtctggaggataactagccagttgataaaacatctcggagaatagcgcggacgcgcttcacaccgcgagcgtgaACGCGTGCCAcgcggccgaaatgagataaagacgtggtcctgttattgtattagtctatagttcttgcaaatttaaagcaagttagctggtgattttgttgtttcagcaacctgctagctgggtttcacgtgcctgttgattagatataattgttgagcgctcttgctcactttatttatgcgcaaatatttacatgctacagtagttacactcctttaagataatgttattaatagtaggaaataatcagtttttaccatttttgcgctatctatcattgTTCGcctgacgttctacaacatctgctttagtttgtgttgattaaccctttagtttcacttcattaCGCAGCTATTCCTATTAGAGGtatctgtttaaaacatttaattcattagtaatctagtatgtgttcattttctgtcatagtttcttcgaaattgagttttatttgagtgttttaaataaaaatattttaattctcatcatgacgcatacgccCCGCCTATTTGATTGTCACGCCCTCTGGCCCGCCCACttgcccaaccctaccaccttaactaacaaattttatGCAGGAAACCCTGAGATGTATCCAATAGTACAATAATAATGCAAAGATTACACGTTTATTTTGAAACTTGGTTGATGGTGACCTGCAAATACagaaagaaacatgaaaaatattagtttatttcTCACCTGACACTCTGCACATAACTTTCAAGCTTTGAGAATCTACAATCAGTTAACTCTTTTAACATATGTTCTGAGTACACATAAATCTTTATGTAAAGAGCACAATGTTGAGTTTGTTACCTGTTTCTTCTCTTTCTTGGTACATCCTGCTGGTAAAGCCAATCGCCCCGGGCACCTtatctgtattaatattataatcagaaagcacagatcatgaaaaacacaaaaactttgacTGTTAGAATCTGTGATTGATTTAAATGAACTCCAACCACAGGAAAGAGAACAATGACAGTAGACTCACCGCTAGTAGATGAGGTTGGCTTCTTTGGCTTGGGATTGGCAGGGTTGGGGTCCGTCTTCTCCTTGGGTTCATATGGATTAATGAAACTCTTTGTCTTGGGAATGGTGCCAGTCTTAAATTTGGCATCATCTGAATTGTTGTTAGCCTTCTGATGAAATTAAGATCAAATAGATATTATATCTACAAATTTCTATCAATCTTACAGCGATAAGCACTTCAtcaactaaatatatatatgtatttataacacattaatgcataaataaataatataacatCAAATGTTCTTTTCACAAACTTGTTTTGATAACTTACAATATCAGTTTATTTTTTCACCTGACATTCTACACATAACTTTCAAG is a window from the Misgurnus anguillicaudatus chromosome 4, ASM2758022v2, whole genome shotgun sequence genome containing:
- the LOC141363685 gene encoding ras-associating and dilute domain-containing protein-like, which translates into the protein MKGLHPSSVERSAPFLLTPPNPLQNLELMDPETDQQETISHHQTSKYLTDIKQEGEGDEEDVFVLELQRGSCGLGLALVDGQETPFKVNGIYIKSVMPESPAALSQRLRPGDRILAVNGLSLVGVDYQTGRELIQTSGDRPRLLVAKSDRNTREA